The Streptomyces sp. NBC_01276 genome contains the following window.
AGCAGGGCGTCGAGGGAGACGGGGACGGCGGGCCGCGGGTCGAAGAGGGAGTCCTGGGTGCCGGGCTCGGCGGCGCGCTGCGGGGGGTCCGCGGGGACGGGCGCGTCGTTGAGGCGCGCCCAGGCGGCGGCCGCGGAGCGGGGCTCGCCGAAGCGGCCCTCGTGGCCGAGGAGCAGCGACTCGGCGTCCTCGACGTCGTAGCAGCGCTCGACACGGACGCCGGCGGCGAGCAGGCGGGGGTAGGCGGCGGCGGTGGACCGCCAGATCCAGCGGGTCGCGGCGGGGGCGGCCCGGACGGCCTCGGCGGGGTCGCGGACGCGCAGGCGGGGGCCGGTGGCGGGCGGCACGGGCGCGGCGTGCCACCAGCCGTCGCCGTCTTCGGCGAGGGCCCAGGGGCCGGGTGCGTCGCTCACGGGTGCGAGTGTCCCACCGGGGTCTGACAAGGGCCTTCCCGGCGCGGCCGGCCCGCGGGGGCGGGGCCGCGCGCGCCGGGAGCGGACCGGCCGGGCGCGGGGGGCATGTCAAGCTGAAGGGGTGAGTGAGTTCGCCGCAACCGTTGACCGGGCCTTCGCCGCCGCCCTCTACGCCCAGGACGACGCCGGGCTGGACACGGGCGCCTCCGTGCTCGCTGCCGAGCCCGCGCGGTGGGGCGGGGTCGGGCGGGAGCTGCTCGCGCGCGGGGAGGCGTACGTACGGCAGGCCTGGGAGCGGGGCTGGCAGCCCGCCGACGTGCTGCGGCTGGTCCGCCGCGACCTGGACGAGCTCCACCTGCGGATCACCGCCGACCTGGTGGCCGCCGAGGCGCGCCGCTACGCACGCCTCCCGGAGCGGTGGACCGACGCCGAGGTCTGGTGGGACGAGGACGGGGCGTACGCCGAACAGCTCGCGCGGCGCGCCAAGGCGGACCGGTTCACCCTGGCCACCGCCGTCCTGGAGGTGCTGCGGCTGCTGGTGCGGCTGCCGTCGATCGAGCCGGTCGGCCCGCTCCCCGGCGACCTCACCGAGCAGGCGCACGCGCACATCGAGCCGCGGATGCTGGGGCGGATCCGGGCGCTGCTCGCGAAGGCCGAGGCGACGACGTACCCCGAGGAGGCCGAGGCGCTCAGCGCGAAGGCCCAGGAGCTGATGGCCCGCCACACGGTGGACGAGGCGCTGCTGGCCGCGCGCGGCGGCGGCCCGGCTCAGGTGCCGGGGGCCTGCCGGATCGGGGTGGAGCCCCCGTACGAGGAGGCCAAGGCGGTGCTGCTGGACGCGGTGGCCACCGCCAACCGCTGCCGGGCGGTGTGGAACAGCGGCTTCGAGTTCTCCACGGTGGTCGGCTTCGAGAGCGACCTGGAGGCGGTGGAGCTGCTCCACACCTCGCTGCTGGTGCAGGGGACGGCGGCGATGACCCGGGCCGAAGCGGCGCAGCGGGCCGGCGGGCGCAAGCGGACCAAGACCTTCCGGCAGTCCTTCCTGCTCGCCTACGCCAGCCGGCTCGGCCGCCGTCTGGCGGAGACCGCCGAGCACACGGCCACCGAGGCGGCGGACAACCTGCCCGCCCTGGTGGCGCGGGACGTCGCTGTCACCTCGCGGGCGGACGAGATGTTCCCCCGGACCACGACGACCCGGCTGCGCGGCGCCACCGACCACGCCGGCTGGGAGGACGGCACGGCGGCCGCCGACGCCGCGCACGTGGGCGCGGGGCGGCGGCCCTCGCTTCCGTGACGGACGGACGACCGGGACGGTCCTAGACGGCCGGGGTCTCCGGGCGGGACTCCGGACGGGTCTCGGTGCGGGACTCGGTGCGGGACTCCGGCCGGGCGCCGTCCTCGGCGCGCATCGCCCGCGCCTCCGACTTCAGGATGCGCGCCGACTTCCCCAGGGAACGGGCCATGTCGGGCAGCTTCTTCGAGCCGAACACCAGCAGGCACACCACCAGGACGATGAGCAGGTGCCAGGGCTGGAGGCCATTGCGGAGCATGTGCGTACCCACCTTTCGGACGACGGCCGGACCGTGACGTCGGCCGGTTGATGATCAGCCCCATGGAACAGCGGGGCAAGGGCTGCGCACAAACCTGAAGAAACCCTGAAGAAACCCTGAAAACGGCTACGCTCGACGCCATGAGCTGGCTCCGGGCGCTGAAGGACACCGCCCGCTCGGGCATGACGGTGGAACGGACCCGGCTGGAGCCCCTCGCCGCGGTCCGCGCCGCCGCCGGACTCGCGCTCGTCATCGCTTTCGGGCTGGCCTTCCTGGGGCCCGGCGCGGCCGTCAGTTCCGCCTTCGGCGCCTTCATGGCCGCCATCGCCACCTTCCAGCAGAGCTGGCGCCCGCGCCCGGTGCTCGCCCTCGCCTCGGGGCTGACCCTGGCCGTCTCCACCTTCGTCGGCTATCTGGTCGGCTCCTCCACCACCGGGCTCTTCCTGCTCCTGGTCGCCGTCTGGACGTTCGTGACGGGGCTGCTCTGGGCGGCCGGGCCCACCGCCGGGATCATCGCCTCCGGCAACGTCGCGATCATGCTGGTCACGGTCACCCTGCCGACCTCCGTCGCGCAGGCCGCCGGGCACGCCGCGGTGATCGCCGCCGGAGGGGTGGTCCAGGCGCTGCTGATCGTGCTGTTCCCGGTCCGCCGCTGGGGCGACCGGCGCGACGCCCTGGCCGACGCGCTCGCCGCCGAGGCCGACTACGCCCGCCGGCTGCGGCAGGACCCGGCCGCCTCCTTCGACCCCGTACCGCTGATGAAGGCCCGGGACGCCGCCGCCGTCACCGTCCGGCAGGCCCGGCGGCGGCCGGCCGAGCTGCACGGGGCGCGGGGCCTGGCCGAGCGGATCCGGCCCGTGCTGGCCTCGCTCGCCGACCCGGCCGTCGGGGCGCCCGCGCAGGGCCCGGCCCGGGAACGGGTGCGGGAGCTGCTCGCCGCCGCCGGGACGGTGCTGGACGCCGCCGCGCACGCGATCCGCCACGGGGACCCCGTACGGCTGCCCGCGCCGGCCCTGTCCGTGCTCAAGGCCCCCGACCTGCCCGACCTGCTCGGGGGCGCGCCGCTGCGGGCCGCGCGGCGGCTGGCCGCGCTGCTGGACGACGTCCTGGAGACGGCCGGGCCGGGGTCGGGGCCGGGGTCCGGGCGGATCGCCGACCCGGCCGAGTCGATGCTGCGGCCCACGCTGCCGGAGCTGGTGCCGCTGGTGGGGAGCGCCGTACGGGCCGAACTGCGTCCGGGGTCGCCGGTCCTGCGGCACGCCGTGCGGGTCACGGCGGTGGTCTGCGCGGGGTACCTGATCGGGAACGCGCTGCCGTTCGGGCACGCCTACTGGGCGCCGATGACCTCGGTGATGGTGATGCGGCCCGACTTCACCCAGACCTGGTCCCGGGCCGTGGCCCGGTTCGGCGGCACCCTGGTCGGGGTCTCCGTCGCGACCGCGATCGTGCAGCTGGCGCAGCCGGGGGTGTACCTGTCGGGGGCGCTCGCGGTGGTCAGCGCGGGGCTGATGTACGCCCTGATGCGCACCGGGTACGCCGTCGCGCAGGTCTTCGTATCGGCCT
Protein-coding sequences here:
- a CDS encoding DUF2786 domain-containing protein, with protein sequence MSEFAATVDRAFAAALYAQDDAGLDTGASVLAAEPARWGGVGRELLARGEAYVRQAWERGWQPADVLRLVRRDLDELHLRITADLVAAEARRYARLPERWTDAEVWWDEDGAYAEQLARRAKADRFTLATAVLEVLRLLVRLPSIEPVGPLPGDLTEQAHAHIEPRMLGRIRALLAKAEATTYPEEAEALSAKAQELMARHTVDEALLAARGGGPAQVPGACRIGVEPPYEEAKAVLLDAVATANRCRAVWNSGFEFSTVVGFESDLEAVELLHTSLLVQGTAAMTRAEAAQRAGGRKRTKTFRQSFLLAYASRLGRRLAETAEHTATEAADNLPALVARDVAVTSRADEMFPRTTTTRLRGATDHAGWEDGTAAADAAHVGAGRRPSLP
- the tatA gene encoding Sec-independent protein translocase subunit TatA; the protein is MLRNGLQPWHLLIVLVVCLLVFGSKKLPDMARSLGKSARILKSEARAMRAEDGARPESRTESRTETRPESRPETPAV
- a CDS encoding FUSC family protein → MSWLRALKDTARSGMTVERTRLEPLAAVRAAAGLALVIAFGLAFLGPGAAVSSAFGAFMAAIATFQQSWRPRPVLALASGLTLAVSTFVGYLVGSSTTGLFLLLVAVWTFVTGLLWAAGPTAGIIASGNVAIMLVTVTLPTSVAQAAGHAAVIAAGGVVQALLIVLFPVRRWGDRRDALADALAAEADYARRLRQDPAASFDPVPLMKARDAAAVTVRQARRRPAELHGARGLAERIRPVLASLADPAVGAPAQGPARERVRELLAAAGTVLDAAAHAIRHGDPVRLPAPALSVLKAPDLPDLLGGAPLRAARRLAALLDDVLETAGPGSGPGSGRIADPAESMLRPTLPELVPLVGSAVRAELRPGSPVLRHAVRVTAVVCAGYLIGNALPFGHAYWAPMTSVMVMRPDFTQTWSRAVARFGGTLVGVSVATAIVQLAQPGVYLSGALAVVSAGLMYALMRTGYAVAQVFVSAYVVFLLGMGGVRWDQTVPDRIALTLIGGVLAMVAYAVYPAWETPRLRTRLADWLAAVGRYAAAVLGQYADPAGARRADVREALLASRDARVAWQEALVRAAGEPVRHRGLSRAAADGAGDALAALGRHAMLWEAHLPDRTQAPVPGAAELARALREATEAGARAVRERRVPEWEGVRGLLPDGNAPEAAVLRGAGEQLLEALDEVSEALRP